The Rissa tridactyla isolate bRisTri1 chromosome 6, bRisTri1.patW.cur.20221130, whole genome shotgun sequence DNA segment TTAAAGCAAAACTCAAACTGCCTGttgcttcctttattttttttcagttctttgcaaACACACTGGTCAATGTTTTTCGCGTTTGAACCAAGTTTATTGTGCTTATAACTATAGAAGCAACTGGAAATCATATATGCTAAAATCCACTTATAACACTGCGCAGTCTTACTCTACTAGGGCGCAAGGAAAGCGGGTAAGAACTGTTTCCCACCGCATTGATAATTTGCCAGATTTTCTGTCTATCAAACATTCTCAAGGCAAACCATTACTTCAGCACATGCCTGGGGCTGGGAATAGTCCCAAACACCTCCTTTCCACCGCCTACTCGATTGCTCAGAACTTTCCAACCCCACACGAGAGCGCTGCCCTCAGAAGATGCTGTGGGATGAGGCAGGAAGAGAACAAGACCAGGGTATTTCTTCATCAGGGCAGCGCAGCCCTTTGTACACTGCACCTTCAGGGAAGCAACAGGCAAAGCCAAACCACAAGTCTTCCCACTTCAGAAGAAATGGAACAGCTAAATCATAGCACCTGTCTACTGTTTAATTTCAAACAGATACCTTTGCTGTGGCCGCTGACAATCCTAGAGAGAAATTCTGACTTTTGAGTAACTCCAGACTTTGCAAAACCTGGGATTGACTATTTGACATTAAAATGAACACTACAGCTCTGCTAAGCATGGCAATGAGTGAGCCACCTGGAGCTTCAAGACACCAAGACAGTGGATATTTTTCTAAGTATAAAAATCAAACTTTAACACAATGAATAGGAAGAAAGAGTTAATAATTTACTCACTCCCATTTCCCGACGTTTGATAAATGATGTACAAGCACTCGGGCAGATAAACTTCTAAGAACTAGGAGTAGAAATACAATATTAAGAACACATAATGAGTATAAATatctgaattaaatatttttttgaagtaagaacaacagtcagtgttgtatccTTGACTAAACACTAACCAAGCCTGTATGAAATTAGAAGCATAATTAAACACAAGTCTGAGGTTCAGCCAAGAGAAATCTGCAGTCCCAAGTACTGCAAATCCCCCAGGGACTTGACAGGTGGCAAGGAAAGCGTGAACAATGCCAGGAAGCACCACGCTGCATCCCAGGAGAGAGccacagcatcctgcagcacGGGAAATCCAGTCCTCTCCTCCACCTGCTTCCTATTCCAGACTAAGCTTACTCAGGACCGCAGAGACAGAGCGAGGCCCTTATTTGTTGCTTTCTTTCTTGAAAGCCGTCTTTCTTCCAACAGCCCCTGGCTGTGAGGCAACAAGGACCAGAACAACTCCCCTAGGCATAGCGAGCGTCCTGCATTGTACTGAAGGACATGCATCCCAGCCTTACCCCTTCTTCCCAAAGGAGAAGCAAGCAGCTGAAACCTATCTGAGCACAGCCTACGGAATTGCCCAGTTATCCAGTTTGTCCTATGTTATTACTGCGTTGAATAAGAGCAGCAGACTAACTATGATAAAATCCTAACTCAAATCTTTTCCACCAGCTCTTAAATTAAATGAGAAAGACTGTTCCCCCCCCATTTTGAACAAGCGTTAAAGTTCTCAGTGTACTAGGGCATGTATTGATTCTCCTGTATTACTGATATGAACATATTCACAAACTACAACGGTAGTTCAATTAAGGATGGGAGCACTGAGCTCTAGCTCACTAGCGTAGATGATATCAGTGTAATACCTATACACGCAGCTGGTATCCATTTGGTCATTCCCAGCGGCAGAGATTAGGGAAGGTCAGCTCTGCAAAGATACGTGGCGACGGCCAAAAAGCATAGCCAAGCTGACAAAGCTTTCTAAGTGAAGAGTTATCTGAGGTCTCATTTCTTCTTGAGTCCGCTTACAGCCTTCTCCTAGAGACGAACAGGAGCAAGGGGTTCCCAGACCTAGTCCTGTTCATTTGCACAGGCTGTTTTTCACCTTTTAGTCGATGTCTCTAGTAGAGTGACCTACTGAGTTCTGTAACATCGCTACACAAAGTGGCTATGTCACTGTTTCTGGGGGAATTTTGTATGTTATTGATATATATTTCCAACACGCTTGCTCTCAGTTCATCATTCAGAGGAGAACAGCTTTCTCAAAACTTGGGTTACATGAGTAGTATCGAAAGGATCCAAAGGGGTAGACAGCTGTCCTTCTACATCTACTTCTTTCAACAAGGGACACCAGGAGAAGGTCAGACTCTTTCACTATGAAAAGGCCTACCAGATGCACTAAGAATTTCTCCTGAAGGGATAAGGCTTCACCAAATTGAGCTGATGTCAGGAAATGGGCACAGAAGACCCAAAAGCACAGGGGCATTCCACTTCCAAAGTCACTACatgcagggcaagggaggggactTAAAGACAACGTTAGTTCTCTGCTAGCAGACCCCCTACATCCCAACTAGGCAACACTAAAACCAAAAGCCTTCCTAGACAAGACGAGCCCCTAAATGCACTGCTACGCAGATCTACATTACTCTCTCTAATTCTTCTGATGTGTTGCTGCCTGGGAATTACCCAACCTCTGGAGCTCCAATCCTATTTTGGGCTCCAGCACACCAGTTAAAGAATCTATGCCCATGGATTTTGGAGTTTTCAGAGAAACCAACCACTAAAGTTCTTTTTGCAGCTTCGCTATAAACTATAATCTGAAATAAATGCTCCTATCTTTTTGGGAACATTTCCAAGGATAAAGCAAACTATAAAAGTACATGCAAAGCTCGCACATTAGTGCATGGAGCTTCAAGGCTGCATTGTAAGTAgttcaggctttgggtttttttcttttacctcgTCAGGTATACGGATTCCCAAGACACAGCAGTATAAAGGGAATGGCAGCTCACATAGGCATCCTTACGCTAGTAAAGTAGCTACTATACATTCAATTAGAAGCATAGCCTCAAAAGGACAAAAATCACCCTGGATTTAAGCTATGCTTTAATAGATTGAGGAGCTCCAGAATCTCTAGTGGAGCAAGCAAACGTAAAGCCGACTCATACCTGTCTCACATATGCAGCGGTTATAGATACGCGTTGCAGAGAAGACAGACACAGCACCCTTTTCACCTTCAAAAAATTCAGCACCAGAAAGCTAAGTGCGTTTGCTAATCAAGCGGATTAGCAAATCCTAGATGCTTCTTTTTCTACTGTTCTAGATGCTTGGAATTTGGATACTTGCACTGTTTCTGCTCAGCGCAGCAGAAGGTAAGCACATGGGGTTAGTATTTATATAGCCTTTCTATGCTGCTATATTTTTTGAGATATTCTACATTATGGTGCCTTAAAACTTACTGATTGAGGTTACACAGTTCACTTTCCTATACAAGAACGGTGAGACGAGTGCGTGTGCATGttgcctttcctcttctctacCCTGGAAATCCCACCCTAGGAGCAACCTGGCATGTTTTCTATCTCAGAGCAAAGCTTTGCAAAATCTACAAAATTCTTTGTTGTACTCTTCTTCAGTgatggaaatggggaaaaagccaggggtggggggcaggacaAGGAGAAAGTCTAATGAGGGTATAGCTTTTATTCAGCAGAAGCCACTGGCTTGCATAGTATATAAGACTTCTCATGTACAGTGTAGTCAGCTGTTCAGCACAGTCACAAGTTATTGCTGATTATTTGCAATTTCTGGGCTTGGTATTAGGAGAAACTCATCAGCTGTCTTGCCTTAGGCAAAGCACATCTGGGGAACGATACCCAAGGTATGGTACAGGATACCCACGGAGCAACCCCACTGAATACTTTCTTGATGAGCAACCGGGTGGCCTCTTTCCCTGGAGTAAACTGTAGCCTTTGAAGACCAGAGAGAGAACAACTGTTCATCTTTGCTTTCCGTAAACCGTAGGATTTTTCAAGAGACCTCCAGAGAAGAGATGCTATGAGTTATGACTAGCCTGCTCCACTTCTTTGCTCATTCACATATTATTGATTTGGTCTGTGTGCTACAGGTGAAGAAGTTTGCTATGATAGGCTTGGATGTTTCTCAGATGATATACCATGGTCTGGGACTACAGAAAGACCAGTCCATAAGTTGCCCTGGGATCCAAAGAAGATAGACGTTCACTTCCTCCTGTACACGAGAGAAAATCCTACTGACTTTCAAGTAAGAACTACTGCAGTTTAAACATTAGTAAATCACATGCAAAAAGAGTAAGTAAACAGACTCGAGCTGTGTTCCTGGAAAGTGTTAGAAATGGCCAAATCTCCACTTTATTCAAGAGACAACCTCTTTCAGTTTCTTGGCAGGGTCTCTGGGGCAGAATTCTCATCTTCATCCAGCCTTCACAGAGCAGCACTCCCCCATGTTTTCTGCCTGGCCACTGAGAAGTATTGGAAACGGtgcatttttaaagttattgggtattttttttccacagataagATAGAAACACATTAAAAGTAAAGTCTCGGCTGCTCTAAAATATGTGCCAAAGCATGCTTTGAATGGAGATACAGACCTTAAGCCAGTTGCGTAAACGCTTGCAGATGAGCTTAACCTCACATAACTTTTAAATGCCTGTACAGCTAAGCATAGTTCAGGTCGCTGCAATTTTGATAAACTATTTACAGAAAGCAGATTTGAATGTTTATTAATTTAATGTCTACAACAGGAGGTCTCTGCAGTTGATACCTCAACAATTGACAACTCAAATTTTAACACAAGTAGGCTAACCAGATTTATCGTACACGGATTTGTAgataatggagaagaaaactggcTGTCGGACATGTGCAAGGTATGTACCGCAGGGAAATCCTGTCCCTGTGAATTTCCTTAGTTTGGATTTATAAGCACATTCCTATAGACTGTCCCTTTTCTCTATGTCTAATCAATTTCTCTTATGGTACTTGTAGTgataagaaggggaaaaaaaggccacGTATTTTCAAATTGTTAGCAACTTACATTTGTAGCTCTGCACCTTGATGAAAAGCATGAGGTAAAATGCATCCAGTTCTTCTCTTTAGTCAAGTGAGTGACAACAAGATTTGTCTCAATAAGTGTCCTTTTTCTTgataaaagcaacaacaaaccCTGGAGCAAAGTACTCTTTAGGAACAAGGGCAATTCCAGAAATAACTGCAGACTCATAACTATTGCATCATGTTTCTCCAGACAAGCGACGGGTTTCTAGATGCGGGAAGTCCATCACAAAGGCAGGGACAGCCTTTGGGTGTAGGAGGCTGAGAACCTGGGCTGTCCATTTACAGAAGCAATAAAGCTGTAGAAATGCACAGCCGGAAGGGAGCTCAAGGGGATCATTTTGAACAAAGCTGTCAATCTAGGACCAGCTATGAACAGGGAATGAAGCACAGCACTCTGCTTTATTGACTTTCGTGCTAATTCTCTGATTTTCCAAGTTATTTCTTAAACCTATCCGCACCCACAGTTGCGATTCCACCTTGTGGTCTTCTCAAATTCTATAAACATGCTTTCTTTTCAAGCTGCAGCTAATGAAAGCTACTAGTCATGCAGCACATAGAGCAAAATACCAGTGGATGGCATACGACACTTTTAGGATAAGGTTTTTCAACTAACTATTCACACAACTACAACTTAGTATAAATGCTATAATCCTATTTCACTTGTGAGAACGCTATGGGAAACAATACAAAAGTCCACAAAAATCAAGGTATTTCACATTTATTGCATCCCCGTTACCTGCTTCTCTTTGATATTAggtcaaaaggaaataaaatttatttgaCGGTTTTccgttggaaaaaaaaaacaacctatgTTGATTATCACTTTATGAACAGTGAGGAATGATTATGGGATTTGTTAGTTAATCATTTGTTCAAAGAATCAGAAGCAGATTGATGTTTTTGTAATTCTCAGTCTCCCATTTTCCACTCTCTCaaaatagagatttatttttttaatagaacttcACAATCAACAAGATACATAGCTCACATTTTATTTCAGACAGTACCTTAAATCCTTTTGATCAATTTTCATTAGTATGTAGAGACGTGATAAATATTGAAATTCTTTCTCTATTATGGTGGCCCATGTTTTATCACAGTACgccaatttatttttaaaaaacggTCTCAGTGAATCTTTTCAGTAAAGAATGGAACAAGTGGGATTGTGAATGCATCAGCCCTCCTATGTGGATCTATTATTTACTCTCCTTCTCATTAAGTAATAATCCTATCTGCACACTTTTTACTACTTCTGACAGTCACAGACACTTCTATCGCCTTTTCTGTCCTTTGCCAGTTGTGACTTGTTTTGTATTACAGAAGTACTTTTAAATCACCTAAGTGAATCAGTACATAAGTAGTGCTCTTATTTAGTGTTGCATACAAAAGTTtgattgaaattaaaaaataacagtattatttgcattgttttcccttctgcaaaaaaatacagcagtattTTGGGTATTTGAAATGATAGCGTGGCCATTGCTACAGCATACCACCCTAATTCGGTGTTGTGTGCGCACACAGCCTGTGTGCGGGCGTGACCACAAATACATGCTAAGGTTTTGGTTCTTAAAACATTCTCATCCAAATTCATGGAACGTCTGTGAGTCGAGCTGTAATAAGCAACATGAACCAACGCTAGACTGAATTTACTGTGGGACTCTTTGGTTTTAACTTTTGTTCTACAAAACAGAGGATGCTCACAGTGGAAGATGTGAACTGCATCTGCATAAACTGGAAAAGAGGGGCAAGATGTCAGTACACCCAGGCATCAAACAACGTCCGTGTTGTAGGCGCTGAAATAGCTTATTTTATAAACGTTCTTATGGTAAGAATCTTCTGGTTCTAATGTTGTAGTCATAAtactgatttaaaagaaatatgatcCAGGAACTTTCATGactgtgagcagcagaaaacaTCTACTCAGTGATCATTTTATAAGTTGTGCTGAAAACagactatttttttatttttttttaaagctagagaACTATGTTGTAACAGCAGGCTTAGCCGACTTAGGGATATGAAGTTCTACAAGACATCCCCACAGTACAGACAAACAGTTATTCCATAGATATTAACAGATGTACAGTGTTGTGTAGTTTTAAATATGCAGAGATAACAGACACAGtaaactgttttgaaaaaaatctatgtatTGGACATAAGTACCTAAACTGGCAAACAGATGCTGAAATCCTATAGGAGTTCCCAAGTCAGTAGtcaaattaaaaatagtttttcagcCCCTTTTTACTCTTTCCTGTTGATGATGAAAACAGATgtagtaatttttttatattgctgtttTCTCAGGAAGAATACAGATACTCTCCAGCTGACGTTCACATAATTGGCCACAGCCTTGGAGCGCATGTGGCAGGCGAGGCTGGCAAGAGGCGGCCGGGCATTGGAAGGATAACTGGTAAGTCAGTGACTTAAGTCACAGCTCATGCTAAAGACACCACTGCTTAACAAAATGATGCTGTTCATTTTCTCTTACGATTGTGTCCGACTGTGGGCTGTAGTTTAGTCAAGGGTAACTTGGACATGATAGAACAGCCTCTTCTCACAGTACACCAAGGAGTGGTGCCCAGGTAAGCATGGGAAAACAGCCAGCGTGATGAATATTTTGCTTGTGTATGTTTACGCAGCAACGAAAAGGCTCCACAGAGCTAAGAGAGCCAGAAGGGCCCCTGCAATACATCAGCTGACTTGACACATTAAAGGCTGTGGCAATCTCTACAGAGTTCACTTTCCAGTGCTTCAACCTAGCAGTGTCACTGCCCAGACCAGCGTCAGTTTGGAGCAGGACAGGAGCGATGCCGTAACATAACGATATTCCATTCCTGCTGCTAAAAACAAACTCACAATAACTAACATACAACCAGAACCAGCTTTAGCTGCCACAGTTGCTTTTCATAATGATTTGTCCAACACTAATGTAATAAAACAGACCAGGAGACTAATCCCTACCTTCCTTGTCCTAGCAGCTTTTCTCCTGCCATTTTCATCTTCCATTCATCTGGCCTGTTATATAGCAGCACATCCGATGCACAACATCGCCCACGGCTTGCAGGTCCCTCCAAAGCACACTAGAAGCAGCACAACAGTGACCAGTTAGTTATTTTGTACTGTAGTTTTGCTAATTAATACAATTTTCCAGAAAAGGACGGATTAAACCCGATGTTTTAGACGCAGTAGGCTAACCTTCCTGACGTATCACCCGTTTTCACCTTGCTTTGCTATGTCTGCATAAACTTTTCACCTAGTAGAGTACATTGATAgtaattaccttttctttttttcagcaaactttctaaaGTTTCGTTTCTTCACTTAACAGTTGATACACTAAATCTCTGTATTGAGTCACATAGGATTATATCTTCTGTCCAGCTTCGAGTAGATTTACTAAGAAACTAAACTCATACTTAAAGAAACAGCCAGATTTCAGCTGAattacccttctttttttttttctgagagatcaCAGGCATTATGTTTATACAACCTGTATTAGTTTGAGCTACGTGAGCTCACTCTTACTTCCAGATAATGTCAGAGCCCCCTGTTTTCACTAAATTTCTGATCAGCCCCCTGATCAGAAAGCCCCATCCCCGTTTTCACTAAATTCCTAGGTAATAGCCTGTCCCTTAAGTGCTCCCATATTTCTGAGTTTAGACATTTTTAAGCTATAGGATGTTATCTTAATTTTCAGTCAGCTGTACTGATTCTGTTTTTGCCTCCCCAGAAGTGAACCGCTCCGTTGTCTTTCCCTGTTTGAGTTACATACTCCATGCCCTGAGAAAGCGAGGAAGCCTCTCGCTACTGCTGAGCCAGGTTTTCCTGTTCCGTTCTTTCAGAGAAGACATTTTGGGTTGTCGTTTGTTTTATGGCTGTCCGTGCGTTGCTCTGAATACACAGACTCTGGGCATCCTCCACTGGTCCCACAGTGTCTGTGTCCTGCAAGATGTAACGGATAAAGCCTCTGTGTCTATTGGCCAGAAGCCTTTACATCTTCCCTTTGATCCAGCAgcaacttttcattttttcagcatcctttgGCTTGTAATCTGCTCTCTACCCACACTAGCTAAGAGCAAATGACTCTTGAAGGAACCATTTTGCAACACTGCAAGATGTAAATGGTGCAAACGCATATAGCCGAGGGGCAAAGCGAAGCTCGGTGGAAGCACAGGCTGTCTCAgccctctgcccacagcaggagcATCGCTGAAACGCAGCCACCACAGAACCACGTGCCATACCCCTGCACTGTTCTTCATGGGATGGCCCTCACCTTTCTTGGTTTGTTTAACAGACCCTTTAAAAGAGCAAACGGTGATCAAATAGCTATATTTGGTGCAATATGTTATTCATTTCTAAAAAAAGATATTCCAGAGACCTCACAAAGCAGAGACGCCATTTCGAGTATTTTAAAACATCCAGTACTCtcccagaaaacaaaactcaacaGAGGTGTTATCCGCTAGACTTGTGACCAAACCACTCCTTTTTTTCAAAGCACAGGTAACTCACCCTGCGGTCTGCACTCTTTAGCAATTTTTTAACATGCTCAGCACTTCCAGAGTTTATAGCTAGGGGCTTGATCTCCTTATTCATCAGGCAGGCAGTGCCAAGGGCAGCGTGCATTAAGCAGAGTGACCTGTCATACACAAAAGACAATTCTGGATATTATTAACACAGCCCTTTTCAATTGTTACTTTTCCTCAGGGATTTCAGGCTTGGTGAACCTTGGACTAATAGTTTACAAAGCTCAgtctaaaagcaaaaccaaacctgcTGCCCAGGGACAAGAAGGGAGGCAAGTATAAGATAGCAGAAGTTGTGCCATTGGCAAGACTTTATAAGCTCTTGAAATTGCTGCAACAACTTGGGAAACAACTGAATTCTCTTTTCTGCTAGGATCAACAGCAAAGATTGTCACTTCAAAACTAGATGCTTTTCCAAAAGCTGTCTGGAGCAGAAGTAGGCAGGTAGATTTCAACGATTCCATACGCATGGGGCGCTATCAGCATCAGTTTCTGTTTGAGTGCTCTCAAACCATGCAGACCAGTTACATGGGATGCAGACACGGCAACCTCAATTTCAGCAACATTATTAAAGCGAAgttcaataaacaaaaaaaaaagttatacccAAGTGCTGGGAACCAGTATTGATGTGAATCAGCAAAATTCAATAGGCTTCCCACATGCAACCTTTTgtgctgcctggcagaaaggCCACTTGGTAAGCGAGAGCAGACATCATCATTTATTAGTGACTCTTCTACTTAACTATAAGGAACCATAGGCAGCTATATATGTCATATGCATTTTATGCAATCACAGCGTTACATAAAATGATGCATTTGTATCCCTTTATACTTAACATCAGTCTTTTTCTTTCAGGACTGGACCCCGCTCAACCATATTTTCAAGGCACTCCCATTGAAGTCAGACTGGACAAATCTGATGCAGAGTTTGTCGACGTTATCCACACAGATTCAGCTCCCACCATCCCCTATTTAGGTGAGCACTTAGCTCTCCTGTATCAATACAAAAATACTCATGCCCCATCGCACTCGAGCATCCTAATTGTTCACCAAGACCCTGTTTCGATGCACAGACACAGAACAAATACACCACGCCGATCACTCAGGTCCTAAAATACCAAGCACAGACAAACTTCAAGCCAAAAGCTATAGCTACgagaaaacactgttttaaaaatgtgcttaccCCTGCTTTAAATGCTTCAGGTTTTGGCATGAGCCCAGCTATAGGACATCTTGACTTTTATCCAAACGGAGGAAAGCAAATGCCAGGGTGTGGGAAGAACCCCATTTCGCAGGTCGTGGATCTCGATGGCATCTGGGAAGGTAAGCGTGTTGATTACCTTATAAATTGAGGGGAACGTCGCCCTCCCAGCGTAGCCACTTAACTTCCCTTGATTCAGGTGTTCTGTGTTAGCTTTTGGTGTGTCCACCAGCAATGGCAGCTGCAAACTCTTAATAGGCTCAAACACACCATTTTTCAGAGCTTattcaaaaaaataaaccaggcaAAGGGTTTGCCTCTGGAAAATATGCCTCCTCTAAAGTATctaataacagaaacaaaagttaCTTAAACCGCGCCAGGAATGTTGAAGGGTCTGTAAGAGCACATTTCGCTTTGTTTCTATGCAGTtgcccagcagctgcagtgggTGTAGGGCAATGATGCTCACAGCTACTTCTGTGAAGGGATCCTCAGCTGCAATTCTTCTGGGATAgagcaattaatttaattttttttttttttaattacctcttACAAATCTGGGTTGCATTAAAGCAATATTATTGTGTCTATTTTTAGTCAGCTAAAAAAAGATCGGCACGTAGCCGCTCAAATAcacttttcttcattgttttgcaTGGTTTTAATAAAAGCTCTACTTACTAGAAATTTTCTGTGTCTTTATAAAGTTAAGTTGcatatgacattaaaaaaaacaaatgaagatttCTGCTGTAGAGAATTTTCAGTATAGGATCCGAGTTCTTTCTTACATTACTGCAAACACCTTAAATTCAGAGAATACATGAATTTATTTGTGATAacgagctttcttttctccagttttTATTCAATGCAACTGGAGACattgcacttttttcttccccccgccccaactTGTTATCAATAATGGGGAATTAAAGCACAAAGAAATAACTATGTTGTATATGATCTTCTTTTTAACTTAAAGTCAAGAAAATAATGgcaacacaaaggaaaacaatatatTCATTATTTTAAGAGTTTCCCTTCCGTAAGCACCCCCCCAAATACTAACAATTTTGTTTTGCAGTCCTCAGCTGGAGCAAATCACCATTGCCCTAGGAAGTTCACTGTTAAATacttttcatttggttttcttttgttattatttcttttgttttctgttgcctaCAAAAGCCCTGCTTCATGCAGTTCTCGTTTCTATTGTGAAACTCCGTCAGATTAGTTGAATAAGTGTTTGGGAGGGGAGCGTaaggggggggagggcaggggctgggctgagctgcaCAGTACAGTCCGTCTCCACAAAGCATTTCAAGTTTGCATTTTATACCTGTTGAGCCAGTGACGCTTTTTAGAGCATCAACTGATTGCAAAAGCCAGCTTCAAACCTTATGTTTGATACACCACGAATTGTGAGGAGGCTTTGGAGGAGCAGCGATGCATCCCAATGCCACGGCAAGGGCTGTGCCAGTGTCTTTCCTCAAATGGTAACAGAAAGGAAGAACTAACCTGGGGGCATCTTTTCACAGGAACCCGGGACTTTGTGGCTTGCAATCATCTGCGGAGTTACAAGTATTACTCTGACAGTATTATCTACCCTGATGGATTTCTAGGCTATTCTTGTGCTTCGTATGGTGTTTTTGAAACAGTAAGTATTTCCCAGAGCCTAAGGATGGACCATGTCAAAAATAGTGGCTCTTATGTAAAAGTCTGAAATTCACTTTATTTGCGCTAGCTTGCACCCAACAAGTGTATGTGTAAGAGAAGAGTCAGGCATGCTAAAGCATTATAGCTCGTGCAGCTTACATGGGTCAAAGTAGGAAAAGGCAACAACAAAACAGGGACATCCCTGTTCTGTGCTGATGTGATGGCCCTGAGGTTCTACTGGAGCTGGAGTGGCTTCCCCACGGCCGCTCTGCTGCACCAAACTGGGGAAGGGGTGAGGAGGAGAGCCTGCCCCCATAATCACCAAATGTATTTATCAAACAGCAATGAGTGGAATCCCATACTGTAGCAGGTGAGCTTTTAAACATAGCTTAAATATCTTCTTTTCAAAACAACAAGAAGTGAAATAATATGTGATGGCCTGATGGGGTCAGTCCCTGGTCAAAGTACTGTGGTGACTTAAAATGGCCTCAGGGACAAACCACAATGGCTTACAGAAGAGGTCAGGAAGCCCTTCCCTGTCCCAGACTGGGAGATAAGGAACTACAGCCTAAGAGTAGCGGAGAGGTAACAGGCTCGTCATATCTTAAAGGGAGCGCAGACAGAGGTATCAACTTACATAGTGCTTAGATTGACCTTGATACATTCTGGGCAGGTGATAGAGATCACACTTTTCAGATGACTTTGGGAGAAGGTGACTACCTGCCTCTGTGCCCGTAGCAGAAAGTTGCTCTCATGAcaaaaatgagttttgttttCAAGATAAAGCCTTTCTTGACCCAACCTGAAGGCATAAGGCAACATAATTGTTTCTCATCAGTTGCCGGGAAGgacacctcctcctccctgcttcagTTCAAGACTACTCAAGGATGTCACTGATGTGGCTGGATTGAGCTAAATGGTGTGAGAAAAAATATAACCCCCTGAAAAACAAGATCCTATGAGAAAGTTGTCTAGCTTATATTATCTTCCTCAAGTCACAGAAAGGGTTACATGAAATTTGTTGTCGCTGTGGTACAGGCCTGCTAGGTGGGTATGTTAAAAATAAGttctgagacttcttttttttctcttggctgGCTGGATAATTTTATTAATAGTT contains these protein-coding regions:
- the LOC128911170 gene encoding inactive pancreatic lipase-related protein 1-like, whose amino-acid sequence is MLGIWILALFLLSAAEGEEVCYDRLGCFSDDIPWSGTTERPVHKLPWDPKKIDVHFLLYTRENPTDFQEVSAVDTSTIDNSNFNTSRLTRFIVHGFVDNGEENWLSDMCKRMLTVEDVNCICINWKRGARCQYTQASNNVRVVGAEIAYFINVLMEEYRYSPADVHIIGHSLGAHVAGEAGKRRPGIGRITGLDPAQPYFQGTPIEVRLDKSDAEFVDVIHTDSAPTIPYLGFGMSPAIGHLDFYPNGGKQMPGCGKNPISQVVDLDGIWEGTRDFVACNHLRSYKYYSDSIIYPDGFLGYSCASYGVFETGGCFPCPKEGCPNMGHFADKFKGKIKNDFVKLYLNTGEAKDFPLWRYKVTVTLSGKSKVKGYVNVALYGSGGNTRQHQVIKGTLQPDNTYTSFIDAEVNIGAVTKAKFLWNNNWINPTLPKLGAATITVQSGENGTQFRFCGSERVRENVLQTLTAC